The Spirochaeta isovalerica genome includes a window with the following:
- the rsmD gene encoding 16S rRNA (guanine(966)-N(2))-methyltransferase RsmD — translation MRVTGGLYRGRTVKCPKGVIRPAMDRMRESMFSILGDLEGLSFLDVFSGSGMIGIEAASRGASPVELVEKDKIKKKTILENISWVDSQIKLNLMPGEVYIRSCGRDFDIVHFDPPFPMKGKEKFLQLADKHGIVKPGGTLMMHYPDEESFDERIGSLRQYDLRKYGRSMLIFYTRE, via the coding sequence TTGAGAGTCACAGGCGGATTATACAGAGGAAGAACAGTCAAATGCCCGAAGGGGGTCATCCGCCCGGCCATGGACCGCATGCGCGAATCCATGTTTTCCATCCTCGGCGACCTGGAAGGACTCTCTTTTCTCGATGTCTTTTCCGGTTCCGGTATGATAGGGATCGAAGCGGCATCGCGCGGAGCTTCTCCCGTCGAGCTGGTGGAAAAAGACAAAATCAAAAAGAAAACGATTCTCGAAAATATCTCCTGGGTGGATTCACAAATCAAGCTCAATCTCATGCCAGGCGAAGTCTATATCAGAAGCTGCGGCAGGGATTTCGATATCGTCCATTTCGATCCCCCTTTTCCCATGAAGGGCAAGGAAAAGTTCCTTCAGCTTGCTGATAAACACGGAATAGTAAAGCCGGGCGGAACTCTGATGATGCACTATCCCGACGAGGAGAGCTTCGACGAGCGGATCGGCTCCCTGCGCCAGTACGATCTGCGAAAGTACGGCCGCTCCATGCTCATTTTCTATACCCGGGAATAG
- a CDS encoding Rieske (2Fe-2S) protein, with amino-acid sequence MDYIKAANINDFKNSRIKSVTILGKKIGIIKDLNSEFYAIEVGCKHQGADITRGHISGNVATCPRHGWQFDLLTGECLNQNASKLKKYGLKIEGDVIMISTKPLPEDEEEDDPLLHFFD; translated from the coding sequence TTTAAGAACAGCAGAATTAAAAGCGTTACCATCCTGGGAAAAAAAATTGGAATCATTAAAGACCTCAATTCAGAATTTTATGCCATTGAAGTCGGTTGTAAGCATCAGGGGGCAGATATTACAAGAGGCCATATTTCTGGCAATGTAGCGACCTGTCCCCGCCATGGATGGCAATTTGATCTGTTAACGGGAGAATGTCTGAATCAGAATGCTTCCAAACTAAAAAAATATGGACTGAAGATTGAAGGTGATGTGATCATGATATCGACCAAGCCATTACCGGAGGATGAGGAAGAGGATGATCCTCTTTTGCATTTTTTTGACTAA